One Rissa tridactyla isolate bRisTri1 chromosome 1, bRisTri1.patW.cur.20221130, whole genome shotgun sequence DNA segment encodes these proteins:
- the SCNN1A gene encoding amiloride-sensitive sodium channel subunit alpha isoform X3: protein MKTAFWSVLFFLTFGLMYWQFGILYREYFSYPVNLNLNLNSDRLTFPAVTLCTLNPYRYSAIRKKLDELDQITHQTLLDLYDYNMSLARSDWSTLSTQKRSSRSLLHHVQRHPLRRQKRDNLVNLPENSPSVDKNDWKIGFVLCSENNKDCFHQAYSSGVDAVREWYSFHYINILAQMPDAKALDESDFENFIYACRFNEATCDKANYTHFHHPLYGNCYTFNDNSSSLWTSSLPGINNGLSLVVRTEQNDFIPLLSTVTGARVMVHDQNEPAFMDDGGFNVRPGIETSISMRKEMTVRLGGSYSDCTEDGSDVPVQNLYSSRYTEQVCIRSCFQLNMVERCGCAYYFYPLPDRAEYCDYTKHVAWGYCYYKLLAEFKADVLGCFHKCRKPCKMTEYQLSAGYSRWPSAVSEDWVFYMLSQQNKYNITSKRNGVAKVNIFFEEWNYKTNGESPAFTVVTLLSQLGNQWSLWFGSSVLSVMELAELILDFIAITFILALRWFRSRQQLSPPGPPPNSHDNSAFQDEAPGLSPPHHFTVKAVVTMLPSYNSLEPRGLSRDGDMGHE from the exons ATGAAGACAGCCTTCTGGTCTGTTCTCTTCTTTCTCACCTTTGGCTTAATGTACTGGCAGTTTGGGATCCTCTACAGGGAGTATTTCAGCTACCCTGTCAACCTCAACCTCAACCTTAACTCCGACAGGCTGACTTTCCCAGCCGTGACGCTGTGCACCCTCAATCCATACAG GTACAGTGCCATCCGGAAGAAGCTGGATGAGCTGGACCAAATCACCCATCAGACACTGCTAGACCTGTATGACTACAACATGTCTCTGGCACGAAGTGATTGGTCCACGCTGTCCACGCAAAAGCGTAGCTCAAGGAGCCTGCTCCACCATGTCCAGCGCCATCCGCTACGAAGGCAGAAGCGGGATAACTTAGTCAACTTGCCAGAGAACAGTCCCTCGGTGGACAAGAATGACTGGAAAATTGGCTTTGTTCTG tGCAGTGAAAACAACAAGGACTGTTTCCACCAGGCGTACTCCTCCGGGGTGGATGCCGTGCGGGAATGGTACAGCTTTCACTATATCAATATCCTGGCGCAGATGCCTGATGCGAAAGCCCTGGATGAGTCTGACTTTGAGAATTTCATCTATGCTTGCCGCTTCAATGAAGCAACGTGTGACAAGGC GAATTACACCCACTTCCACCATCCCTTGTATGGGAACTGCTATACCTTTAACgacaacagcagcagcctgtggacCTCCTCACTGCCTGGGATCAATAACG GTCTCTCTCTGGTGGTGCGCACCGAACAGAATGATTTCATCCCTCTGTTGTCCACCGTGACAGGAGCCAGGGTCATGGTCCACGATCAGAATGAGCCAGCCTTCATGGATGATGGGGGTTTCAATGTGCGTCCAGGTATTGAGACCTCCATAAGCATGAGAAAG GAGATGACTGTGCGTCTTGGGGGCAGTTACAGTGATTGCACAGAGGATGGCAGTGATGTGCCAGTGCAAAATCTGTACTCATCCCGCTACACCGAACAG GTCTGCATTCGCTCCTGCTTTCAGCTCAACATGGTAGAGCGCTGCGGCTGTGCATATTACTTCTATCCCTTACCTGATAGAGCAGAGTACTGTGACTACACAAAGCACGTGGCCTGGG GCTACTGCTATTACAAACTCCTGGCTGAATTCAAAGCTGACGTGCTGGGCTGTTTCCACAAATGTCGGAAACCTTGCAA AATGACAGAATACCAGCTGTCAGCTGGATACTCCCGCTGGCCTTCAGCTGTCTCAGAG GACTGGGTTTTTTACATGCTTTCACAACAGAACAAATACAATATCACATCCAAGAG GAATGGTGTTGCCAAAGTGAATATCTTTTTTGAGGAGTGGAACTACAAGACCAATGGGGAGTCGCCAGCCTTCACG GTAGTGACTCTGCTGTCCCAGCTTGGGAACCAGTGGAGTCTCTGGTTCGGATCCTCGGTCCTGTCTGTGATGGAGCTTGCAGAGCTGATTCTGGATTTCATCGCCATCACCTTTATCTTGGCCTTACGCTGGTTCCGTTCCCGGCAGCAGCTCTCCCCGCCAGGGCCCCCTCCAAACAGTCACGATAACTCTGCTTTCCAAGACGAGGCGCCAGGTCTCAGTCCTCCACACCACTTCACTGTTAAGGCTGTAGTGACCATGCTGCCATCCTACAACAGCCTGGAACCGCGTGGGCTGAGCAGGGATGGTGATATGGGACACGAGTGA
- the MRPL51 gene encoding 39S ribosomal protein L51, mitochondrial — MALELVRAAGRALLGRASPLLQAERSISGGRERWGPVRPGLPVPLSSPLAGLTRAIRIKEPPKPKQVDRWTEKRALFGVYDNVGILGDFQIHPKNLIKGPKWLRGWKGNELQRCIRKKQVVGDRMFVEDYHKLNKRIRYLYRRFNRTGKHR; from the exons ATGGCGTTGGAGCTGGTGCGGGCGGCGGGGCGAGCCCTGCTGGGCCGGGCCTCGCCCCTGCTCCAGGCCGAGCGGAGCATTAGCGGCGGAAGGGAGCGCTGGGGGCCCGTGCGGCCCGGCCTCCCcgtgcccctctcctccccgctgGCCGGGCTCACCCGGGCCATCCGCATCAAGGAGCCCCCGAAGCCCAAGCAGGTGGATCGGTGGACGGAAAAACGGGCCTTGTTCGGGGTCTACGACAACGTGGGGATCCTGG GTGACTTCCAGATCCATCCGAAGAACCTCATCAAAGGGCCCAAGTGGCTGCGAGGCTGGAAGGGGAACGAGCTGCAGAGGTGCATCCGCAAGAAGCAGGTGGTGGGAGATCGGATGTTTGTAGAGGACTATCACAAACTCAACAAGAGGATCCGGTACTTGTACAGGCGCTTCAATCGTACCGGGAAGCACCGCTAG
- the VAMP1 gene encoding vesicle-associated membrane protein 1 isoform X2, which produces MSDPAQQPAPGAPEGGAPGGGPPGPPPNLSSNRRLQQTQAQVEEVVDIMRVNVDKVLERDQKLSELDDRADALQAGASQFESSAAKLKRKYWWKNCKMMIMMGVICAIVVVVIVKNNSPSMLGHVLVIQE; this is translated from the exons AT GTCTGACCCAGCTCAGCAACCTGCTCCCGGGGCCCCTGAAGGGGGAGCCCCTGGTGGGGGCCCCCCTGGGCCACCCCCCAATCTGAGCAGTAACCGCCGGCTGCAGCAGACGCAGGCCCAAGTGGAGGAG GTGGTTGATATAATGCGTGTAAATGTAGACAAAGTGCTGGAACGAGACCAGAAACTGTCAGAGCTAGATGACCGGGCAGATGCACTTCAGGCTGGTGCCTCACAATTTGAAAGTAGCGCGGCAAAACTCAAAAGGAAGTACTGGTGGAAGAACTGCAAG ATGATGATCATGATGGGAGTGATTTGTGCCATTGTGGTGGTGGTGATTGTAA AAAACAATTCTCCATCGATGTTGGGACATGTGCTCGTGATCCAAGAGTAG
- the VAMP1 gene encoding vesicle-associated membrane protein 1 isoform X4, giving the protein MSDPAQQPAPGAPEGGAPGGGPPGPPPNLSSNRRLQQTQAQVEEVVDIMRVNVDKVLERDQKLSELDDRADALQAGASQFESSAAKLKRKYWWKNCKMMIMMGVICAIVVVVIVNP; this is encoded by the exons AT GTCTGACCCAGCTCAGCAACCTGCTCCCGGGGCCCCTGAAGGGGGAGCCCCTGGTGGGGGCCCCCCTGGGCCACCCCCCAATCTGAGCAGTAACCGCCGGCTGCAGCAGACGCAGGCCCAAGTGGAGGAG GTGGTTGATATAATGCGTGTAAATGTAGACAAAGTGCTGGAACGAGACCAGAAACTGTCAGAGCTAGATGACCGGGCAGATGCACTTCAGGCTGGTGCCTCACAATTTGAAAGTAGCGCGGCAAAACTCAAAAGGAAGTACTGGTGGAAGAACTGCAAG ATGATGATCATGATGGGAGTGATTTGTGCCATTGTGGTGGTGGTGATTGTAA ATCCTTAA
- the SCNN1A gene encoding amiloride-sensitive sodium channel subunit alpha isoform X1 — MGTAPPGGSVKAGKMPEGEKTRQCKQEEERQQKEEEREGLIEFYGSYQELFQFFCSNTTIHGAIRLVCSKKNKMKTAFWSVLFFLTFGLMYWQFGILYREYFSYPVNLNLNLNSDRLTFPAVTLCTLNPYRYSAIRKKLDELDQITHQTLLDLYDYNMSLARSDWSTLSTQKRSSRSLLHHVQRHPLRRQKRDNLVNLPENSPSVDKNDWKIGFVLCSENNKDCFHQAYSSGVDAVREWYSFHYINILAQMPDAKALDESDFENFIYACRFNEATCDKANYTHFHHPLYGNCYTFNDNSSSLWTSSLPGINNGLSLVVRTEQNDFIPLLSTVTGARVMVHDQNEPAFMDDGGFNVRPGIETSISMRKEMTVRLGGSYSDCTEDGSDVPVQNLYSSRYTEQVCIRSCFQLNMVERCGCAYYFYPLPDRAEYCDYTKHVAWGYCYYKLLAEFKADVLGCFHKCRKPCKMTEYQLSAGYSRWPSAVSEDWVFYMLSQQNKYNITSKRNGVAKVNIFFEEWNYKTNGESPAFTVVTLLSQLGNQWSLWFGSSVLSVMELAELILDFIAITFILALRWFRSRQQLSPPGPPPNSHDNSAFQDEAPGLSPPHHFTVKAVVTMLPSYNSLEPRGLSRDGDMGHE; from the exons ATGGGCACGGCGCCTCCC GGTGGGTCTGTGAAGGCAGGGAAGATGCCAGAAGGGGAGAAAACGAGGCAATGTAAGCAAGAAGAGGAGCGGCAGCAGAAAGAAGAGGAGCGGGAAGGTCTCATCGAATTCTATGGTTCCTACCAGGAGCTATTCCAATTCTTCTGCAGCAACACCACCATCCATGGGGCTATCCGCCTGGTGTGCTCCAAAAAGAATAAGATGAAGACAGCCTTCTGGTCTGTTCTCTTCTTTCTCACCTTTGGCTTAATGTACTGGCAGTTTGGGATCCTCTACAGGGAGTATTTCAGCTACCCTGTCAACCTCAACCTCAACCTTAACTCCGACAGGCTGACTTTCCCAGCCGTGACGCTGTGCACCCTCAATCCATACAG GTACAGTGCCATCCGGAAGAAGCTGGATGAGCTGGACCAAATCACCCATCAGACACTGCTAGACCTGTATGACTACAACATGTCTCTGGCACGAAGTGATTGGTCCACGCTGTCCACGCAAAAGCGTAGCTCAAGGAGCCTGCTCCACCATGTCCAGCGCCATCCGCTACGAAGGCAGAAGCGGGATAACTTAGTCAACTTGCCAGAGAACAGTCCCTCGGTGGACAAGAATGACTGGAAAATTGGCTTTGTTCTG tGCAGTGAAAACAACAAGGACTGTTTCCACCAGGCGTACTCCTCCGGGGTGGATGCCGTGCGGGAATGGTACAGCTTTCACTATATCAATATCCTGGCGCAGATGCCTGATGCGAAAGCCCTGGATGAGTCTGACTTTGAGAATTTCATCTATGCTTGCCGCTTCAATGAAGCAACGTGTGACAAGGC GAATTACACCCACTTCCACCATCCCTTGTATGGGAACTGCTATACCTTTAACgacaacagcagcagcctgtggacCTCCTCACTGCCTGGGATCAATAACG GTCTCTCTCTGGTGGTGCGCACCGAACAGAATGATTTCATCCCTCTGTTGTCCACCGTGACAGGAGCCAGGGTCATGGTCCACGATCAGAATGAGCCAGCCTTCATGGATGATGGGGGTTTCAATGTGCGTCCAGGTATTGAGACCTCCATAAGCATGAGAAAG GAGATGACTGTGCGTCTTGGGGGCAGTTACAGTGATTGCACAGAGGATGGCAGTGATGTGCCAGTGCAAAATCTGTACTCATCCCGCTACACCGAACAG GTCTGCATTCGCTCCTGCTTTCAGCTCAACATGGTAGAGCGCTGCGGCTGTGCATATTACTTCTATCCCTTACCTGATAGAGCAGAGTACTGTGACTACACAAAGCACGTGGCCTGGG GCTACTGCTATTACAAACTCCTGGCTGAATTCAAAGCTGACGTGCTGGGCTGTTTCCACAAATGTCGGAAACCTTGCAA AATGACAGAATACCAGCTGTCAGCTGGATACTCCCGCTGGCCTTCAGCTGTCTCAGAG GACTGGGTTTTTTACATGCTTTCACAACAGAACAAATACAATATCACATCCAAGAG GAATGGTGTTGCCAAAGTGAATATCTTTTTTGAGGAGTGGAACTACAAGACCAATGGGGAGTCGCCAGCCTTCACG GTAGTGACTCTGCTGTCCCAGCTTGGGAACCAGTGGAGTCTCTGGTTCGGATCCTCGGTCCTGTCTGTGATGGAGCTTGCAGAGCTGATTCTGGATTTCATCGCCATCACCTTTATCTTGGCCTTACGCTGGTTCCGTTCCCGGCAGCAGCTCTCCCCGCCAGGGCCCCCTCCAAACAGTCACGATAACTCTGCTTTCCAAGACGAGGCGCCAGGTCTCAGTCCTCCACACCACTTCACTGTTAAGGCTGTAGTGACCATGCTGCCATCCTACAACAGCCTGGAACCGCGTGGGCTGAGCAGGGATGGTGATATGGGACACGAGTGA
- the VAMP1 gene encoding vesicle-associated membrane protein 1 isoform X1 produces the protein MSDPAQQPAPGAPEGGAPGGGPPGPPPNLSSNRRLQQTQAQVEEVVDIMRVNVDKVLERDQKLSELDDRADALQAGASQFESSAAKLKRKYWWKNCKMMIMMGVICAIVVVVIVNDLLSEHGHFSYYKGEPT, from the exons AT GTCTGACCCAGCTCAGCAACCTGCTCCCGGGGCCCCTGAAGGGGGAGCCCCTGGTGGGGGCCCCCCTGGGCCACCCCCCAATCTGAGCAGTAACCGCCGGCTGCAGCAGACGCAGGCCCAAGTGGAGGAG GTGGTTGATATAATGCGTGTAAATGTAGACAAAGTGCTGGAACGAGACCAGAAACTGTCAGAGCTAGATGACCGGGCAGATGCACTTCAGGCTGGTGCCTCACAATTTGAAAGTAGCGCGGCAAAACTCAAAAGGAAGTACTGGTGGAAGAACTGCAAG ATGATGATCATGATGGGAGTGATTTGTGCCATTGTGGTGGTGGTGATTGTAA ATGACTTGCTGTCTGAACATGGCCATTTCAGTTATTATAAAGGAGAGCCTACATGA
- the SCNN1A gene encoding amiloride-sensitive sodium channel subunit alpha isoform X2 — MPEGEKTRQCKQEEERQQKEEEREGLIEFYGSYQELFQFFCSNTTIHGAIRLVCSKKNKMKTAFWSVLFFLTFGLMYWQFGILYREYFSYPVNLNLNLNSDRLTFPAVTLCTLNPYRYSAIRKKLDELDQITHQTLLDLYDYNMSLARSDWSTLSTQKRSSRSLLHHVQRHPLRRQKRDNLVNLPENSPSVDKNDWKIGFVLCSENNKDCFHQAYSSGVDAVREWYSFHYINILAQMPDAKALDESDFENFIYACRFNEATCDKANYTHFHHPLYGNCYTFNDNSSSLWTSSLPGINNGLSLVVRTEQNDFIPLLSTVTGARVMVHDQNEPAFMDDGGFNVRPGIETSISMRKEMTVRLGGSYSDCTEDGSDVPVQNLYSSRYTEQVCIRSCFQLNMVERCGCAYYFYPLPDRAEYCDYTKHVAWGYCYYKLLAEFKADVLGCFHKCRKPCKMTEYQLSAGYSRWPSAVSEDWVFYMLSQQNKYNITSKRNGVAKVNIFFEEWNYKTNGESPAFTVVTLLSQLGNQWSLWFGSSVLSVMELAELILDFIAITFILALRWFRSRQQLSPPGPPPNSHDNSAFQDEAPGLSPPHHFTVKAVVTMLPSYNSLEPRGLSRDGDMGHE, encoded by the exons ATGCCAGAAGGGGAGAAAACGAGGCAATGTAAGCAAGAAGAGGAGCGGCAGCAGAAAGAAGAGGAGCGGGAAGGTCTCATCGAATTCTATGGTTCCTACCAGGAGCTATTCCAATTCTTCTGCAGCAACACCACCATCCATGGGGCTATCCGCCTGGTGTGCTCCAAAAAGAATAAGATGAAGACAGCCTTCTGGTCTGTTCTCTTCTTTCTCACCTTTGGCTTAATGTACTGGCAGTTTGGGATCCTCTACAGGGAGTATTTCAGCTACCCTGTCAACCTCAACCTCAACCTTAACTCCGACAGGCTGACTTTCCCAGCCGTGACGCTGTGCACCCTCAATCCATACAG GTACAGTGCCATCCGGAAGAAGCTGGATGAGCTGGACCAAATCACCCATCAGACACTGCTAGACCTGTATGACTACAACATGTCTCTGGCACGAAGTGATTGGTCCACGCTGTCCACGCAAAAGCGTAGCTCAAGGAGCCTGCTCCACCATGTCCAGCGCCATCCGCTACGAAGGCAGAAGCGGGATAACTTAGTCAACTTGCCAGAGAACAGTCCCTCGGTGGACAAGAATGACTGGAAAATTGGCTTTGTTCTG tGCAGTGAAAACAACAAGGACTGTTTCCACCAGGCGTACTCCTCCGGGGTGGATGCCGTGCGGGAATGGTACAGCTTTCACTATATCAATATCCTGGCGCAGATGCCTGATGCGAAAGCCCTGGATGAGTCTGACTTTGAGAATTTCATCTATGCTTGCCGCTTCAATGAAGCAACGTGTGACAAGGC GAATTACACCCACTTCCACCATCCCTTGTATGGGAACTGCTATACCTTTAACgacaacagcagcagcctgtggacCTCCTCACTGCCTGGGATCAATAACG GTCTCTCTCTGGTGGTGCGCACCGAACAGAATGATTTCATCCCTCTGTTGTCCACCGTGACAGGAGCCAGGGTCATGGTCCACGATCAGAATGAGCCAGCCTTCATGGATGATGGGGGTTTCAATGTGCGTCCAGGTATTGAGACCTCCATAAGCATGAGAAAG GAGATGACTGTGCGTCTTGGGGGCAGTTACAGTGATTGCACAGAGGATGGCAGTGATGTGCCAGTGCAAAATCTGTACTCATCCCGCTACACCGAACAG GTCTGCATTCGCTCCTGCTTTCAGCTCAACATGGTAGAGCGCTGCGGCTGTGCATATTACTTCTATCCCTTACCTGATAGAGCAGAGTACTGTGACTACACAAAGCACGTGGCCTGGG GCTACTGCTATTACAAACTCCTGGCTGAATTCAAAGCTGACGTGCTGGGCTGTTTCCACAAATGTCGGAAACCTTGCAA AATGACAGAATACCAGCTGTCAGCTGGATACTCCCGCTGGCCTTCAGCTGTCTCAGAG GACTGGGTTTTTTACATGCTTTCACAACAGAACAAATACAATATCACATCCAAGAG GAATGGTGTTGCCAAAGTGAATATCTTTTTTGAGGAGTGGAACTACAAGACCAATGGGGAGTCGCCAGCCTTCACG GTAGTGACTCTGCTGTCCCAGCTTGGGAACCAGTGGAGTCTCTGGTTCGGATCCTCGGTCCTGTCTGTGATGGAGCTTGCAGAGCTGATTCTGGATTTCATCGCCATCACCTTTATCTTGGCCTTACGCTGGTTCCGTTCCCGGCAGCAGCTCTCCCCGCCAGGGCCCCCTCCAAACAGTCACGATAACTCTGCTTTCCAAGACGAGGCGCCAGGTCTCAGTCCTCCACACCACTTCACTGTTAAGGCTGTAGTGACCATGCTGCCATCCTACAACAGCCTGGAACCGCGTGGGCTGAGCAGGGATGGTGATATGGGACACGAGTGA
- the VAMP1 gene encoding vesicle-associated membrane protein 1 isoform X3: MSDPAQQPAPGAPEGGAPGGGPPGPPPNLSSNRRLQQTQAQVEEVVDIMRVNVDKVLERDQKLSELDDRADALQAGASQFESSAAKLKRKYWWKNCKMMIMMGVICAIVVVVIVIYFFT, from the exons AT GTCTGACCCAGCTCAGCAACCTGCTCCCGGGGCCCCTGAAGGGGGAGCCCCTGGTGGGGGCCCCCCTGGGCCACCCCCCAATCTGAGCAGTAACCGCCGGCTGCAGCAGACGCAGGCCCAAGTGGAGGAG GTGGTTGATATAATGCGTGTAAATGTAGACAAAGTGCTGGAACGAGACCAGAAACTGTCAGAGCTAGATGACCGGGCAGATGCACTTCAGGCTGGTGCCTCACAATTTGAAAGTAGCGCGGCAAAACTCAAAAGGAAGTACTGGTGGAAGAACTGCAAG ATGATGATCATGATGGGAGTGATTTGTGCCATTGTGGTGGTGGTGATTGTAA TCTACTTTTTTACTTGA